Proteins co-encoded in one Thermodesulfobacteriota bacterium genomic window:
- the gcvT gene encoding glycine cleavage system aminomethyltransferase GcvT, which yields MNHTALYDIHRQLGAKLVEFAGWMMPVQYSGIREEHLAVRKRAGLFDVSHMGEVEIRGKEAASLCQRIATNDVGKLREFQAQYSLFCNPRGGVVDDVIMYKFSDEHFLICVNAANTAKDYEWIINNKNGFAVEVTNKSFEFSQIALQGPSSQDILNTTLKDDFSGLKKFSFRLSNWNQIELIIARTGYTGEDGFEIFLPWGNAPELWKEILEKGKQFGIHPCGLGARDTLRIEMGYPLYGHEIDEDTNPLEAGLGRFIKLDKGYFVGKEAIVQVIETGLRRKLHGFEMIDRGIPRQGYNILNDEILLGTVTSGTMSPSLDKPIGMAYIRTDVEFGTEIQVEIRGARRKAEIVSLPFIKKKD from the coding sequence ATGAACCATACTGCGCTATACGATATTCATCGGCAATTGGGAGCAAAGTTGGTAGAGTTTGCCGGCTGGATGATGCCGGTACAATATTCCGGGATCAGGGAAGAGCATCTTGCCGTCAGAAAAAGGGCCGGTTTATTCGACGTAAGTCACATGGGCGAGGTCGAGATTCGGGGCAAAGAGGCAGCCTCCCTTTGCCAGCGTATAGCCACGAATGATGTAGGGAAGCTCAGAGAATTCCAGGCTCAATACTCCCTTTTTTGCAATCCGAGGGGTGGAGTTGTAGACGACGTAATTATGTACAAATTCTCGGATGAACATTTTTTAATCTGTGTTAACGCCGCCAACACTGCAAAAGATTATGAATGGATTATAAACAATAAAAACGGATTTGCGGTGGAGGTGACAAATAAAAGCTTTGAGTTCTCACAAATCGCACTTCAAGGACCGAGCTCTCAAGATATACTGAATACAACCCTTAAGGATGACTTTAGCGGACTAAAGAAATTCAGCTTCCGGTTGTCAAATTGGAACCAAATCGAACTCATAATCGCCAGGACAGGTTATACTGGTGAAGACGGTTTTGAGATTTTTCTTCCTTGGGGAAATGCTCCGGAACTCTGGAAGGAAATTTTGGAAAAGGGAAAACAATTCGGCATCCACCCCTGCGGCCTGGGGGCAAGAGACACGCTCAGAATAGAGATGGGCTATCCGCTTTACGGGCATGAGATCGACGAGGATACCAATCCGCTAGAAGCCGGGCTGGGTAGATTTATCAAGTTAGATAAAGGCTATTTTGTCGGGAAAGAGGCCATAGTTCAGGTAATTGAAACAGGGCTTCGGAGAAAACTGCATGGGTTTGAAATGATCGACCGGGGGATTCCCAGGCAAGGCTACAATATCTTGAATGACGAGATACTGCTGGGTACTGTTACAAGCGGTACTATGTCTCCAAGTCTTGACAAACCCATCGGTATGGCTTACATAAGAACTGATGTTGAGTTTGGCACTGAAATCCAGGTTGAAATCAGGGGTGCTCGGAGAAAAGCAGAAATTGTTTCATTACCTTTTATAAAGAAAAAGGACTAA
- the gcvH gene encoding glycine cleavage system protein GcvH, protein MVEIPEELKYTKEHEWAKLEEGLVVIGITSYAQDALGEIVYVELPSEGDEITKGDPFGGVESTKSVSDLYAPLSGEVVEVNEALLDSPETINEDPYGAGWMIKVKPYDSSELEDLMDYEEYTDYIEKEMEK, encoded by the coding sequence ATGGTAGAAATTCCAGAAGAACTTAAATACACCAAAGAACACGAATGGGCGAAACTGGAGGAGGGCTTGGTGGTAATCGGGATTACCAGCTACGCCCAGGATGCGCTCGGAGAAATCGTCTATGTCGAACTCCCCAGCGAGGGGGATGAAATTACCAAGGGCGACCCCTTCGGTGGGGTAGAATCCACTAAATCGGTGTCTGACCTGTACGCCCCCCTGAGCGGTGAGGTAGTCGAGGTAAACGAGGCCTTGCTTGATTCTCCGGAAACTATCAATGAAGACCCATACGGCGCTGGCTGGATGATAAAGGTGAAACCCTACGACTCTAGCGAACTCGAAGACCTCATGGACTATGAGGAATATACGGATTATATAGAAAAGGAAATGGAGAAGTAG
- the gcvP gene encoding aminomethyl-transferring glycine dehydrogenase yields the protein MKFNQETTDSFASRHIGPSKKEVDEMLKVVGVASLDALVEETIPSAIRLKKPLNLPDPTSEYAFLENLQKTAKLNRVFKSYIGLGYYDCFTPGVIRRNILENPGWYTQYTPYQAEISQGRLEALLNFQTMVADLTKMKIANASLLDEGTAAAEAMTMIARLQSNDSLKRRANTFFVSEKCFPQTIDVLKTRAAPLGIDLVIGDPLKLEFNDRIFGAIVQYPDSDGEIFDFSDFIENAHKIGALVAVAADLLSLTILTPPGEFGADVVVGSTQRFGVPLGYGGPHAAYFATRDEFKRQVPGRIIGVSIDAHGKSAYRMALQTREQHIRREKATSNICTAEALLAIMAGMYAVYHGPRGLKAIAERIHKLAKILELELKKLGITQANSLFFDTLKIDLGEGSVSTLEKIKSLSKDAQINFRYIGNHEIGISIDETTQTEDIEEIIDIFAKATGQNHWKRDIGELTEKIEIGYPEELRRKSKFLTHPIFNRYHSETKMLRYIKSLEKKDLSLTTSMIPLGSCTMKLNATTEMTPLTWPEFSRLHPFAPLEQARGYARIFKELESALCEITGFKAVSLQPNSGAQGEYTGLLVIRAYHMDRGQGQRNVVLIPSSAHGTNPASAVMAGMKVVIVECDKEGNIDVEDLRNKASTHQESLSALMITYPSTHGVFEEKIQEICSIVHENGGQVYMDGANMNAQVGLTSPAMVGADVCHINLHKTFSIPHGGGGPGMGPICVAEHLAPYLPSHPLISTGGTKSIPAVASAPWGSASILLVSYAYIKMLGAKGVSAATAYAILNANYLKSRLEKYYPVLYKGRNGRVAHEFILDLRHLKRDADIEVEDVAKRLMDYGFHAPTISWPVAGTMMIEPTESEAKDELDRFCEAMIAIHGEIEEIASSRADKLDNVLKNAPHTVGEATSDQWTHSYSRKKAVYPLPFVEENKFWPPVGRINNAYGDKNLVCTCPPVETYGEEAP from the coding sequence ATGAAATTTAACCAAGAAACTACCGACTCCTTCGCTTCAAGGCACATCGGCCCGAGTAAAAAAGAAGTGGATGAGATGCTCAAGGTGGTTGGGGTCGCATCCCTGGATGCCCTGGTCGAAGAAACAATCCCATCGGCCATTCGGCTGAAGAAGCCGCTAAACCTCCCCGACCCGACTAGCGAATACGCGTTTCTGGAGAACCTGCAGAAGACAGCCAAGCTTAATCGGGTGTTTAAGTCTTACATAGGCTTAGGCTACTACGACTGTTTCACCCCCGGTGTCATAAGACGAAACATCCTCGAAAATCCCGGATGGTATACCCAGTACACACCTTATCAGGCGGAAATATCCCAGGGTCGGCTGGAGGCACTACTCAATTTCCAGACCATGGTGGCAGACCTGACCAAGATGAAAATTGCCAACGCCTCTCTACTCGACGAAGGGACCGCCGCCGCCGAGGCGATGACCATGATAGCCAGGCTCCAGAGCAACGATTCTTTGAAACGGAGGGCCAACACCTTTTTCGTCTCGGAGAAGTGCTTTCCGCAAACTATAGACGTTCTTAAGACCAGGGCGGCCCCGCTGGGAATTGACCTGGTCATCGGCGACCCGCTGAAACTGGAGTTTAACGACCGCATCTTCGGAGCCATAGTTCAATATCCCGACTCCGACGGAGAAATTTTTGATTTCTCGGATTTCATAGAGAACGCCCACAAAATCGGCGCTCTAGTAGCCGTCGCCGCCGATTTACTCAGCCTTACCATTCTTACCCCGCCAGGAGAGTTCGGAGCAGACGTCGTGGTGGGCTCTACTCAACGATTCGGCGTGCCGCTCGGATACGGCGGGCCGCACGCCGCATACTTCGCTACCCGCGATGAATTCAAACGACAGGTGCCGGGGAGAATAATCGGCGTTTCCATCGACGCGCATGGAAAGAGCGCTTATAGAATGGCCCTTCAAACCAGGGAACAGCACATAAGAAGGGAAAAAGCCACTTCCAATATATGCACCGCCGAGGCTCTACTGGCCATCATGGCTGGCATGTACGCCGTATACCATGGTCCAAGAGGGTTAAAAGCTATCGCCGAGAGGATACATAAGCTGGCAAAGATTCTGGAACTCGAATTAAAAAAATTGGGAATTACCCAGGCCAATTCCCTTTTCTTCGACACGCTAAAAATAGACTTGGGAGAAGGTTCGGTAAGTACACTGGAAAAGATAAAGTCCCTTTCTAAAGATGCTCAAATTAACTTTAGATACATCGGCAATCATGAAATCGGTATTTCCATAGACGAGACAACCCAGACAGAAGACATCGAGGAGATAATCGATATATTTGCTAAAGCTACCGGGCAGAACCATTGGAAACGGGATATTGGGGAATTGACCGAAAAAATCGAAATCGGCTATCCGGAGGAATTAAGACGAAAAAGTAAATTCCTGACACACCCGATTTTCAACCGGTACCATTCCGAGACCAAGATGCTAAGGTACATAAAAAGCCTGGAAAAAAAGGACCTTTCTCTCACCACCTCCATGATACCGCTTGGCTCCTGCACCATGAAGTTAAATGCCACAACGGAGATGACCCCCTTAACCTGGCCGGAGTTTTCCAGATTACATCCATTCGCACCGCTAGAGCAGGCCCGGGGCTATGCCCGGATATTCAAAGAGTTGGAGAGTGCTTTATGTGAGATCACCGGCTTCAAGGCGGTATCCCTACAACCCAACTCCGGTGCCCAGGGGGAATACACCGGGCTTCTGGTTATTCGGGCCTACCACATGGACAGGGGTCAAGGCCAAAGGAACGTGGTGCTGATTCCTTCTTCGGCACACGGCACCAACCCGGCCAGCGCGGTGATGGCCGGCATGAAAGTAGTCATCGTGGAATGCGATAAGGAGGGAAACATCGACGTAGAGGACTTGAGAAATAAGGCTTCAACGCACCAGGAGAGTTTGTCTGCCCTCATGATTACCTACCCTTCTACCCACGGTGTTTTTGAAGAAAAAATTCAGGAAATCTGCTCCATAGTTCATGAGAACGGCGGCCAGGTTTACATGGACGGAGCCAACATGAACGCCCAGGTGGGGCTTACCAGTCCGGCCATGGTCGGGGCGGATGTCTGCCATATTAATCTACACAAGACCTTCAGCATACCCCACGGGGGCGGCGGCCCGGGAATGGGACCGATTTGCGTTGCCGAGCACCTCGCACCGTATCTCCCCAGCCATCCGCTTATTTCCACCGGGGGTACTAAATCAATCCCGGCCGTAGCCTCAGCACCCTGGGGAAGCGCAAGTATACTGCTGGTTTCCTATGCCTACATCAAGATGCTCGGGGCAAAGGGCGTCTCTGCTGCGACCGCCTACGCTATTTTGAACGCAAACTATTTAAAATCCAGATTAGAGAAATACTATCCGGTCTTGTATAAAGGCAGGAATGGAAGGGTTGCCCATGAGTTTATCCTGGATTTACGCCATCTCAAAAGGGATGCGGACATAGAGGTCGAAGACGTGGCAAAGAGGCTCATGGACTACGGATTTCACGCTCCAACCATCTCCTGGCCGGTAGCCGGCACCATGATGATAGAGCCGACCGAAAGCGAGGCCAAGGACGAGCTCGACCGTTTTTGTGAGGCGATGATAGCAATACATGGAGAAATTGAGGAGATCGCTAGCAGCAGGGCGGATAAGCTTGACAATGTCTTGAAGAACGCTCCCCATACGGTCGGTGAAGCGACAAGCGACCAATGGACCCATTCCTATTCCAGAAAGAAAGCGGTTTACCCGCTTCCTTTTGTGGAGGAAAACAAATTCTGGCCCCCGGTCGGAAGAATTAATAACGCCTACGGCGATAAGAACCTGGTCTGCACCTGCCCGCCGGTTGAGACTTATGGGGAAGAAGCGCCGTAA
- a CDS encoding peptidylprolyl isomerase, with product MNSKASLKIYFILCLVILLFSPDSRAQELIDRIVAVVNDDLITLSELQAKEKKINPNLDTPDTSPQQREILDLMIEEKLLEQEAKKLGITVTESDVDAAIEGVKKQFNLTDEQLNEVLKKQNLTLESFREQWRMQILGNKVVGTQVKGQIAVTEDEIKTYYEENQGQVGSGNEVRIAQILIPYSDSDEERAGEKLAVEVTERAKSGEDFGELAKKYSKDTLSAERGGDLGYFKKEDLAVPLQQAIENVPTGDIVGPVKSSGAFHIIKVVDRRSTGDGSLDEVREEIRETIYRQKAEKALQGWLENVKKTAYIEVKL from the coding sequence ATGAATAGTAAAGCGAGCCTGAAAATATATTTCATATTATGCCTGGTTATCCTATTGTTCTCGCCGGATTCGAGGGCACAGGAGCTTATAGACAGGATAGTAGCCGTAGTGAATGACGACCTCATAACCCTTTCCGAGCTTCAAGCGAAGGAGAAAAAGATAAACCCGAATCTGGACACACCGGATACGTCCCCGCAACAAAGGGAAATCCTGGACCTGATGATAGAGGAAAAGCTCTTGGAGCAAGAGGCAAAAAAACTGGGGATAACTGTTACGGAAAGCGATGTGGATGCGGCCATAGAGGGGGTGAAGAAGCAGTTTAACCTGACCGATGAACAGTTAAATGAGGTTTTAAAAAAGCAAAATCTCACCCTCGAATCCTTCCGGGAGCAGTGGAGGATGCAGATCCTGGGCAACAAAGTGGTGGGCACGCAGGTTAAGGGGCAAATAGCGGTAACGGAGGATGAAATAAAAACATACTACGAAGAAAACCAGGGACAGGTCGGGAGCGGAAATGAGGTGAGAATTGCACAAATTTTAATACCTTACTCCGACTCGGATGAAGAGCGGGCGGGGGAGAAGCTCGCTGTAGAGGTTACCGAACGGGCCAAGTCCGGTGAGGACTTCGGAGAGCTGGCAAAGAAGTATTCAAAAGATACCTTGTCTGCCGAGCGAGGAGGCGATCTCGGTTATTTCAAAAAGGAGGATTTGGCCGTCCCGCTTCAACAAGCGATAGAAAACGTTCCCACCGGGGATATAGTCGGCCCGGTGAAATCCTCGGGCGCATTCCACATAATCAAGGTCGTAGACAGGAGAAGCACTGGAGACGGTTCCCTGGATGAGGTGAGGGAAGAGATAAGAGAGACCATATATCGCCAGAAGGCGGAGAAGGCCCTTCAAGGTTGGCTGGAGAATGTGAAGAAGACGGCGTATATAGAAGTAAAGCTTTAG
- a CDS encoding peptidylprolyl isomerase, translated as MKILISLSMMLLAVGCSDFDKFYREKKEVSTHSGNGSMVIARVGQEEITKQELIKSLNRLPVKQRIFYLSSPERMKDYLQSYINQVLLYDEALKRGMGERKDIKENLENYKRRLLIQALAQEINNGEFSKEEIETYYAENADHFVQFRISQIFIKLQPEKGMGRDEARAEAENIMERINNGEEFEKLISEFSDDPASKKKVGSFSYTGKSRLPIEVESEVFNLKEGEVSNPIETESGFYIIRIDEAPKVLPLSRVENKIRLELGRKGFSEYINELRKEKKVEIFEDKFQ; from the coding sequence ATGAAAATCCTTATTTCCTTGTCCATGATGCTACTGGCCGTTGGCTGTAGCGATTTTGATAAGTTTTATAGAGAGAAAAAGGAGGTGTCAACGCATTCAGGAAATGGTTCAATGGTTATAGCCAGGGTAGGACAGGAGGAAATCACTAAGCAAGAACTAATCAAATCTCTTAACCGCTTGCCGGTCAAGCAGAGAATATTTTACCTTTCTTCGCCTGAAAGAATGAAAGATTATCTTCAGTCATACATAAACCAGGTTCTTTTGTACGACGAGGCGTTGAAGAGGGGAATGGGGGAGAGAAAGGACATCAAGGAGAACTTAGAGAATTATAAAAGGCGGCTCCTTATCCAGGCTCTTGCCCAGGAGATAAACAATGGGGAATTCAGCAAGGAGGAAATAGAAACCTATTATGCCGAAAACGCGGACCACTTTGTACAGTTCAGAATAAGCCAGATTTTCATAAAATTGCAGCCGGAAAAGGGAATGGGAAGAGACGAGGCCAGGGCTGAAGCAGAGAATATAATGGAAAGGATAAATAACGGAGAAGAGTTTGAGAAGCTCATATCGGAGTTTTCCGATGACCCGGCTTCGAAAAAGAAAGTAGGAAGCTTTAGCTATACGGGTAAGAGCAGGCTTCCAATTGAAGTGGAGAGTGAAGTATTCAATTTGAAAGAAGGAGAGGTAAGCAATCCTATCGAGACAGAGAGCGGATTTTACATAATAAGAATAGACGAAGCCCCAAAGGTCTTACCCTTGAGCCGGGTCGAGAATAAAATCCGGCTGGAGTTGGGAAGAAAAGGGTTTTCCGAGTATATTAATGAACTAAGAAAAGAAAAGAAGGTAGAGATTTTTGAGGATAAATTCCAATAG
- the mfd gene encoding transcription-repair coupling factor: MTSKPESEPKNTLYNSIAFNKAIEKIKSGEKVLKLSGLRGSSRFYLLPELSKETGRTIVYVASSRKNLESAAEDISFYSGENTPILSKRELGTRDVLFSSYSNKTPERMSWLYHAGKVPILLAEASALFEKVIPREIFEDSVIRLGRGDLIPRHELVSALVKTGYVGSEFVEKAGEISLRGSIVDVFSPGYQRPVRLEFLGDEVHSIRFFGIDDQKSTEKIERITILPASEVILDPNTIERSLSYIRRKASEQEATASAKLYLIGEIEKGNRLPQIEYLLPSFYPNLARVFDYIPRGSLVVLDPAEEVSASIEAFTDYLADAEMLLKKELKITPDVSELYLSEEELKGNLGQFQKIQFEDVEITEEGITRIIFDTEIPSIGKGSGFDSPFEALSQEIVEWQSLGYSIHIVVQTGVESKKFKKILDERGIKNIDIETGSLSSGFIFPEANLVVVTEKEIFGEKKKVKAEPLKDIPSAFITSFGELKPGDYIVHVDFGIGVFRGLTRLRIDSTEGDFLQCEYQGGDKIYVPVDKLKLVQRYVGDGSPPRIDKLGHENWKKVVRRVKKAVESIAKDLLELYARRKAEQGFQFSKRDKLFKDFEYSFPYEETQDQEAAIEDVMNDMESSRPMDRLICGDVGFGKTEVALRAAFKAVMDGKQVAFLVPTTLLAYQHSLTAAERLKGYPVVVEMLSRFRTTKEEKEILKKLENGSIDLIIGTHKLLSDKIKFKDLGLVIIDEEHRFGVKHKEKLRKLKKGVDALSLSATPIPRSLQLSLVGIRDISLINTPPEGRQSVETYVSPFNAKMVRDAIVREIHRGGQVFFIHNRIEDIFAIARRIQELVPEVTIDVTHGRMREAHLEKSITKFIEGKTDVLITTAIVESGLDIPRANTIIVNDAHTFGLADLYQLRGRVGRSLEKAYAYFLVPSVSSLTLQARRRLKAIGELKELGSGFKLALSDLEIRGAGNIFGTEQSGHIADVGLELYLEMLNNEIRRLKEEGDTLEYEPEIRFNAPAFIPDDYIGDEAERLLFYKKISSISEKKALKEVRSELEDRFGRLPEPAVNLLKLVGLKLLMKRLLIERIEIRNEESVIIFLKNSPSYQYYKPSGKLRVFHKGPDAISEIRKKLMELTRIGMIGAKEKRAGEKHYSQGIK; encoded by the coding sequence GTGACCAGTAAACCCGAATCTGAGCCTAAAAATACCCTCTATAATTCCATTGCCTTTAATAAGGCTATCGAGAAGATAAAAAGCGGAGAAAAGGTCCTTAAGCTTTCCGGGCTCAGGGGTTCGTCCAGATTTTATCTACTTCCAGAGTTATCAAAAGAGACTGGAAGAACGATTGTTTATGTCGCTTCTTCGAGAAAGAATCTGGAGTCAGCGGCCGAGGATATTTCTTTCTATTCAGGAGAAAATACTCCCATTCTCTCGAAAAGGGAGTTAGGGACGAGGGATGTTCTATTCTCATCATATTCGAATAAGACACCTGAACGCATGAGCTGGCTTTACCATGCCGGCAAAGTACCGATCTTGCTGGCCGAGGCCTCTGCCCTTTTTGAAAAAGTAATACCCAGGGAAATTTTTGAAGATAGCGTTATCCGGCTGGGCAGGGGAGATTTGATCCCCAGGCACGAGTTAGTATCGGCGCTCGTAAAGACGGGATATGTCGGCTCCGAGTTTGTGGAAAAAGCAGGGGAGATAAGCTTGAGGGGCTCTATCGTGGATGTGTTCTCTCCCGGATACCAAAGACCGGTGAGGCTCGAATTCCTGGGTGATGAGGTTCACTCGATAAGGTTTTTTGGTATAGATGATCAAAAATCCACGGAAAAAATAGAGAGAATTACCATACTCCCGGCGAGCGAAGTAATACTCGACCCGAATACTATTGAACGGTCTTTATCCTACATACGAAGAAAGGCCAGCGAGCAGGAGGCAACCGCATCGGCTAAGCTCTATCTCATCGGGGAAATAGAGAAGGGAAACAGGCTTCCGCAGATCGAATATCTTCTTCCTTCATTTTATCCAAACTTAGCCAGAGTGTTTGATTACATACCCCGGGGCTCCTTGGTCGTGCTTGACCCAGCCGAGGAAGTATCTGCTTCAATCGAAGCGTTCACGGACTATTTAGCGGACGCCGAGATGCTCCTTAAGAAGGAGCTTAAAATTACCCCGGACGTTTCCGAGCTTTACCTCAGTGAAGAGGAACTCAAGGGCAATCTTGGCCAGTTTCAGAAAATTCAATTCGAGGACGTGGAGATTACCGAGGAAGGAATAACCAGAATTATCTTCGATACGGAGATCCCATCCATTGGAAAGGGGAGCGGGTTCGACTCCCCGTTTGAAGCACTTTCCCAGGAAATAGTAGAATGGCAGTCCCTGGGGTACTCGATTCATATAGTGGTACAAACCGGGGTCGAGAGTAAAAAATTCAAAAAAATTTTGGATGAGCGTGGAATAAAAAATATAGACATAGAAACCGGCTCGCTTTCATCGGGGTTTATCTTCCCGGAAGCGAACTTAGTAGTGGTTACAGAAAAAGAGATATTTGGAGAAAAGAAGAAAGTAAAAGCAGAGCCGCTCAAGGATATCCCCTCTGCCTTCATAACGTCTTTCGGTGAGTTAAAACCCGGTGATTACATAGTACACGTGGACTTTGGTATAGGAGTCTTTAGAGGTCTAACCAGACTCCGGATCGATAGCACCGAGGGAGACTTTCTCCAGTGTGAATACCAGGGCGGTGACAAAATATATGTGCCGGTAGATAAGCTCAAACTTGTACAGAGATACGTTGGAGACGGGAGTCCTCCTCGAATTGATAAGCTAGGACATGAAAACTGGAAAAAGGTGGTAAGGAGAGTTAAAAAGGCAGTTGAGAGCATCGCCAAGGATCTGCTTGAGCTATACGCCAGGAGAAAGGCGGAGCAGGGATTTCAATTTTCCAAGAGGGACAAGCTTTTTAAGGATTTTGAGTACTCCTTTCCCTATGAGGAAACACAAGACCAGGAAGCGGCGATAGAGGATGTTATGAATGATATGGAATCTTCCAGGCCCATGGACCGGCTTATATGCGGAGACGTGGGGTTTGGAAAAACGGAGGTGGCGCTCAGAGCCGCATTCAAGGCGGTGATGGACGGGAAGCAGGTTGCCTTCCTCGTTCCTACCACCCTTCTTGCCTATCAGCACTCGTTGACCGCCGCGGAGAGGTTAAAAGGCTATCCGGTTGTGGTAGAGATGTTATCCCGGTTTAGGACGACGAAGGAAGAGAAGGAAATACTGAAGAAGCTGGAGAATGGCTCCATAGACCTGATAATCGGGACGCATAAGCTTTTGAGCGACAAGATAAAATTCAAGGACCTGGGCCTGGTGATTATAGATGAGGAGCATCGTTTTGGGGTCAAACATAAGGAGAAATTGAGGAAACTAAAAAAGGGAGTGGACGCCCTCAGCCTGAGTGCCACCCCCATACCGCGCTCGCTCCAGCTTTCACTCGTAGGAATACGGGATATAAGCCTGATAAATACACCACCTGAGGGAAGACAATCTGTTGAGACCTACGTCTCTCCATTCAACGCCAAGATGGTTCGGGATGCCATTGTCCGGGAAATACATCGGGGCGGGCAGGTGTTTTTCATCCATAACCGGATCGAGGATATTTTTGCCATAGCCCGAAGGATTCAAGAACTGGTCCCGGAGGTGACGATAGATGTTACCCATGGGCGGATGAGAGAGGCGCATTTGGAAAAGAGCATTACCAAATTCATAGAGGGTAAAACCGACGTGCTCATTACCACGGCCATCGTAGAATCGGGGCTGGATATCCCCAGGGCAAATACCATAATCGTAAACGATGCACACACATTCGGCCTTGCCGACCTCTATCAGCTCCGGGGAAGGGTGGGTCGGTCTCTGGAGAAAGCCTATGCCTATTTCCTCGTTCCCAGCGTCAGCTCGCTCACACTCCAGGCTAGGAGAAGGCTTAAAGCAATCGGAGAACTGAAAGAGCTGGGCTCAGGATTCAAACTGGCCCTCTCCGACCTGGAGATTCGAGGAGCGGGAAACATATTCGGCACCGAGCAGTCCGGGCATATAGCCGATGTAGGACTGGAGCTTTATCTGGAGATGCTGAATAACGAAATAAGGAGACTCAAGGAGGAAGGGGACACCCTGGAATACGAGCCGGAGATAAGGTTTAATGCCCCTGCCTTCATCCCCGATGATTACATAGGCGACGAGGCAGAGAGGCTTCTTTTCTACAAGAAAATCTCTTCCATCTCCGAGAAGAAAGCGCTTAAGGAGGTCAGGAGCGAGCTGGAAGACAGGTTTGGAAGACTGCCCGAGCCTGCTGTCAACCTGTTAAAGCTGGTAGGGCTCAAGCTGCTCATGAAAAGGCTTTTAATCGAAAGAATCGAGATAAGAAACGAAGAATCGGTTATAATTTTTTTAAAGAATTCACCCTCTTATCAATATTATAAACCGAGCGGAAAACTAAGAGTTTTTCATAAAGGTCCGGATGCTATTTCCGAAATCAGGAAAAAGCTTATGGAATTAACCAGGATAGGAATGATTGGGGCAAAAGAAAAAAGAGCGGGAGAAAAGCACTATTCCCAGGGTATTAAATAA
- a CDS encoding metal-dependent transcriptional regulator: MGNHNFRYNLAMKMELSSVMEDYLKAIFGLLKEKGKANTNDLARTMKVSPPTVTQMIKRLVELQLVEHEPYKGVILTPAGEKIALEIIRHHRLIEQYLHEALGVPWDKVHEEAEKWEHVISEEVEERMAEFLNHPTRDPHGSPIPSPELILKDEELVSLSDMDEGELGIVSEVPDEDPKLLRYLDDLGLVPDTLFKVQKKEPFGGSVVLKVKGKSLRVGTDAAYLIKVKHLEKQ; encoded by the coding sequence ATGGGAAACCACAATTTTAGGTATAATTTGGCGATGAAGATGGAGCTCTCTTCGGTGATGGAAGATTATTTGAAAGCTATCTTCGGCCTTCTTAAGGAAAAGGGCAAGGCCAACACCAACGACCTTGCCCGGACGATGAAGGTATCTCCTCCCACGGTGACCCAGATGATAAAAAGGCTCGTAGAACTCCAACTGGTCGAGCACGAGCCGTATAAGGGTGTTATCTTAACACCGGCCGGGGAGAAAATCGCTTTGGAGATCATTCGCCATCACCGACTAATCGAGCAGTATCTGCATGAGGCCCTGGGAGTGCCCTGGGATAAAGTGCACGAGGAGGCGGAGAAATGGGAGCACGTAATCTCGGAAGAGGTAGAGGAAAGGATGGCTGAGTTTCTCAATCATCCCACCCGTGACCCTCACGGCTCTCCCATCCCCTCTCCTGAGCTTATCCTTAAAGATGAAGAGCTAGTATCCCTGTCCGATATGGATGAGGGGGAACTGGGCATAGTATCGGAAGTTCCGGACGAAGACCCCAAACTGCTCCGCTACCTTGACGACCTGGGCCTGGTTCCGGATACCTTGTTCAAAGTGCAAAAAAAAGAGCCCTTTGGAGGCTCGGTGGTGCTCAAGGTCAAGGGCAAATCCCTGAGGGTAGGAACGGATGCCGCCTACCTGATAAAGGTAAAGCACCTGGAGAAGCAGTAG